The genomic DNA TTGGCCACCCCGTGGCGACGGGCCGGGGCGTGCACCGCCAACTCGTCGATGTGGGCATAGCCGTTCCAGTTGGTACTGACCACCAGATGCCCTACGGGCTGGTCATCGAGATAGGCCATGAAGATCTCGCTGTCCGGAGCATCGCGAAAGCTGCTGAACTCCTCGGGGTCGATGCCATAGCACTTGCGATAGGGAACAATGGGCGTCACCGGCCACTGGCTGACGGGACGGCCGATCTGCGCCGTCGCGTAGTCGCTGACTTCAAAACTGAAATCACTGCCCCAGATATAGGCGGCAAAGCCATCATCGACGATGCGCACCGACAGTCCGGGGTACTTGGGATTCATGACCGGTTGCATACTGGGGAAGGTCCTCATTCCTTG from Pseudomonas beijingensis includes the following:
- a CDS encoding GNAT family N-acetyltransferase — its product is MQPVMNPKYPGLSVRIVDDGFAAYIWGSDFSFEVSDYATAQIGRPVSQWPVTPIVPYRKCYGIDPEEFSSFRDAPDSEIFMAYLDDQPVGHLVVSTNWNGYAHIDELAVHAPARRHGVAKALLDVAQFWSRKKKLPGIMLETQNNNLGACRLYERCGYVLGGIDHLRYRGIDRHTAEVALFWYRLFDDPLGMSISGSATPRLVP